In the genome of Drosophila yakuba strain Tai18E2 chromosome 3R, Prin_Dyak_Tai18E2_2.1, whole genome shotgun sequence, one region contains:
- the LOC6537623 gene encoding uncharacterized protein LOC6537623 yields the protein MDTEIVYDQFILADNDDELLLIYDDEVNLDEEHLLIYEDVWKSEEVMTLDGNLANIEDYAVLLEVMDTPTIHFASGSDEEMTPEENLGDFVSADALVTSTTDVADLEELTVYIPEEITFADTGFFAEQDDNLEAYDFTYTVIASESFSHSPGELTEVTELIRYLSQDLLFQAYSPPSIPSLHTEHCPRHDKNSQNVFWSDMEEVSCILLHSAAAYMEPPAYVDDATVSFIAKGLSLAKSFTTEEPDSLSARQSIGRLVAAIVMDRESGVVMAYAVIHLVPQVMSDDSTGELLGMMLHNVIRGFAINEHFRRIIIENSRHFLLVANQIPN from the coding sequence ATGGATACCGAAATTGTTTACGACCAATTCATTCTTGCGGATAATGATGATGAATTATTGCTTATTTACGACGATGAAGTGAATTTAGATGAGGAGCACCTTCTAATCTATGAGGATGTCTGGAAGAGCGAAGAGGTAATGACTCTAGATGGGAATTTAGCCAACATCGAAGACTACGCAGTTTTGCTGGAAGTAATGGACACTCCTACCATACACTTCGCCTCTGGGAGCGATGAAGAAATGACTCCAGAAGAGAATTTGGGAGACTTCGTTTCAGCGGATGCACTTGTCACTTCCACAACAGACGTGGCAGATTTGGAAGAACTCACGGTCTATATTCCCGAAGAGATCACATTCGCAGATACAGGATTCTTTGCAGAGCAGGACGACAACTTGGAGGCATACGACTTCACCTACACGGTGATCGCGTCTGAGAGTTTTAGCCATTCTCCTGGAGAATTGACCGAAGTGACAGAGCTTATACGCTATCTCAGCCAGGACTTGCTCTTCCAGGCATACTCGCCGCCATCGATCCCCAGCTTGCATACCGAGCATTGTCCTCGTCACGACAAAAACTCACAGAACGTCTTCTGGTCCGACATGGAGGAAGTGTCCTGCATCCTGTTGCATTCGGCGGCCGCCTATATGGAACCACCCGCTTATGTCGACGACGCCACGGTGAGTTTTATTGCCAAGGGTCTCTCCTTGGCCAAGAGTTTCACGACTGAGGAGCCCGATTCCCTAAGCGCACGGCAGAGCATTGGTCGCCTGGTGGCCGCCATTGTGATGGACAGAGAGTCGGGCGTCGTAATGGCATACGCCGTGATCCACCTCGTTCCCCAGGTTATGAGTGACGACAGCACGGGCGAGTTGTTGGGCATGATGCTCCATAACGTCATTCGTGGATTCGCCATCAACGAACACTTCCGTCGCATAATTATCGAAAACAGCCGCCATTTCCTTTTGGTGGCGAACCAAATTCCAAACTAA